The genomic DNA TATTATACTGTGATCGCTTCATATAAATCGTAACTCATTTCGAAAAATGTCCATGATGCAATGAGACATTAAAATGTTTATATGATCTTTACTTGTTCTAAGGacattcaataataatttttattgtcacgttAGATGGTAATCACTCAGATATCGGACAGTCCTTCGTTGAATCTCCTGTACTTGATTGGTAAATGATATTAGTTACATAAGATTGGATAAATTGTCAGTCGACAAGTAACTACCATCACGTACAACAAAAAGATCCCATGTTCCTCCGTTTTTCTCTCGTTTCTTTTCACACTTTTTAACTGTCTCCGTCGTTGCCGGTTTGGCGATGTTCCAAATGCTCTCACTGTCCCCTCACAAAACCCAAAAGACAGACAACAAAAATAGGAAACAAGATGGAAAAGACGACAACATGAAAGCCCCCAGTTTTAGAGTTCAAGAATTCGGACCCTTTGGCTTTCTTCTAGAAGCACTGCTTATGCCGTCTTGTTTTCATCCTTTAGAATCAAAAACTGAATCATGGAAACGCGTATTTTCAcgttgaattaattaattaattaaagaatttaGACAATTATAAAAAGTCTTCCACTGTATTGAAAACGTTTCTGCCATCTTTACTGTATTTCGCACACCACGCTCGCTCCTGACTTTCTTGAACCAGTCGTCGTCCACGCCTCTCTGTCGCTTCTGCTTAATATACCTTTCTTCCATCCcacaaaaaatcttcaaaattctCCACCTTCTAATACACTAAAATATTCAGAGGAGCCAAAATTGGGAGAAAGAAATGGATGGATTGACACAAGTTTTAGTGGTGGCCTTCGCCGCCGGAgtttctacttttcttttgaTACTCGTCATCTGGCGCTGGCTCTGTTTCAGAAAACGTGAAGACTTGGTTCAGACGATCACCGCAAAAGCTCCGAGCTTTCGAGCAACTCATGGGATTTCTAGAGTCCACCAAGCTGCGAGTGTTCATCATCAACCTTACTATTCAGAcgggaaaagaagagggaatcAGCATGTTTTTCCTCGCGGGGTTTCTGGGAAACATCTATTCAGTTGGGCTGATCATCCGTCGCTAATTAACGACGCCGTGGAGAATGGATGGTCCCAATTCGCTTTCTCGCGCAACGCGTCAGCGCCGGCGAGATCAACGGTGTTGGGTTTGTCATGCGCCGTTGGCGATCATGGAAAAGAGGCAGAGGCTGAGATAATCTGGGAAGTTTTTCAGGGATCGGCGGAATTCATGCAGAAGATAAGGTTTAATTCTGGTTTGAAAAGGGTGAGTACAAGCCAGCCTTCTTCATATGCTGCGTCTGTTATCAGGACATCTTTGCCTCTCCCAGGCCCTTCCTTGGGAAACAACTCTGCTTTCCCTCAAGAAGCCTATTTCGAAATCACGATTCTAAATTCTCATAGCGATGATGATGGGTCGGTTGGCAAGGTTAGGGAAGGTGAGAAGATGAAACTCATACAAGATAATTCAAATGCAAAAATTAGCAAGGTTGAAGAGTTGAAGATGGAAGGTGAAGAAAGTAGCAAAAGAGATGAGGCAGTGAAGCTGTCATTGGGGCTCACAACAGGGGGCTCTGTTCCATCAAAACTTCCCGGCACCTACCCAGGAAGCATCGGATTCAATTCCAACGGTTCTGTCCTTCTTGACGGTAaattcttttctgttttttgttgaaTTTCTCTGTTACAGTATTGGGTATTTTTACATTACTTATCTTTTGTTGGGTTTCTTCTTTCAGGGATAAAACTTGTGTTTGAATCGGAAGAAGAAGCAGAATGGGGAAGAACAGAAAAGGTGATTGGTTGTGGGTTTGATCCGAGACAAAAGAAGGTGTTTTTCACAGTAGATTCACAGCTGCTGCATGTAGTCCATTGTAAGTCAGAGGAATTTGGGACTCCAATGTACCCAATTCTAGCAGCAAACGCAGAGATTTTGGTTGTGGTTAATATGGGACAAAGTCTGTTCAGATACGGGCCAGCAAATGCACAACGGACATCAAATCCTTGCTTCATACGCCCTCCTCTAAACTCCCCTGCTGCTGCTATGGGCTATGAAGACAGCAGCGATCTCTTCTCAATGACATTTGACTCCCAGAGCCTTCATGCATCTGCAATCAGAGGCACCCAGAACAGCAATAATAGACAGGCAAAAGCTCCTGACCATGATCCTGAGGTGGAACTATTTGAAATTGTCTTGGAACATGGCAGAAGATAAACATGGGTTTGGGTGGTTCAACAATCAAACTTGAACCAACTGCTCagaaagaaaggaaggaaaaaaaaaattaacttaattttggAGTTACATTTTTCTGTTACATCATCAAATGAAGATGTTTTGGGACCTCATTGGCTTGCTCATCTCCGACAGCTGCAGTGGGCAAacttgttttgttattttttggtaTTCAACCCCTTTCTTTCTTAATGTATTTTGTCCCGAAAGGAGTATTTGTTCCTTGTGAATATCAAGACACTATTTATTGTTTGTTCAAGTTATAATTTTTGTTGTATCACCAATAATGTATTTTTGTAATCAAAGAGAAGGTGATGGCATTAACAAGTAGTTGTAAAATACGTTTATGGATCGTTCATATGAACCATTGTCTTGCATGGGCAATTTGGCATGCAAATATTCAAAGCTATTAATGCACCCATTCATAGAAAAACAGGGGAATTGAAGCAGGATACCAGAGCGATCGATTTTCTCGATGTTCTTCAATTTGCTCACCGATTTTTGACTTATTTATGGCATTAGAACTTTCTATATTTTCTCTAGTTTTCCATCTTCAAGAAATTTTCTTGCCTTCCTTGGACATTAGactattgttatatatatatatgaacaacgTTGTTGTAGTGAAGAACACAAGTTTTGGCATAATACAATTTCGACTTTTATCTCTTCACAAAGCTATTTTCTTTAGCTTGTTAAGAGTTTTTGGATTGAAGACCctgattttcttcatttttatcgCTTCAGCTACGTCAATTGGAATCAAAGCCTTAATTAGCGTGGTCTAATTACAAACAATGGGCACGCTCTAATGACGAAAATCATGGAGTGCAAGCTTTTTGAGCATATACATTGTCACATGGTGAATATgttgtcacgtcatttaaaatttaaaacataaaataatttgtcCGTTTTATgttcaatgaaaataaaaagcatcACATTCCTTTAACACAAGGCTAAtggaagttttttattttattttattttatttttaacatgtctacacaaggaGATAGTGGCCTTCATTTCATAAGCTATGGTCCCAGAGCTACACCATAGGAACAAGGCTAACGAGAGTTTAACATAAAAACCAAATGAAAAGCAATTGACAGACATTGAATTAATGGGCCGCACGTAGATGTACCaggaaataattaatatggGTAACCAAAGATTTTGGAAATCAGCAAATCTTAGGAGTTAGGATAggtgtttaattaaatgatatttaAATACCATACGACCCTTTCTCTAACTTCTCATGCTTAATTAGCAGACTTCCGCCAAGTTCGCCAACGTGATGCCCATACgaaataaaattgatattatattattttgtgaatAAAATCTACTCGGAGAACAAGGGGCAGTTCGGTCCTCAAGCTCCGGTTCCCTTCCCAAGGGGTGGGTCTGCCGGAAAGTATCGAAAACTTCAGCTCTGCGCAGGGGAAATGTTCAGAGGTTTCGTGATGCTCCAACAACCAATGGGTGCAAAACTGCAAATTATCCGGGTGCACCCATCCGATTGCCTCGTCTCCAATATGGACTACTTTTGGGCCTCTGAGTAGTTTTCGGCGTAGCCCAATGCGATGGGCTTAGAATATGTAGGCCCGTTTAATTGGGCCTTAGTTTAGAACATGGGATTAAAAGGCTAATAAACTTTtggttaaaaaatttattttctaaatgcCTAAAAATAGCATGCAGTCTAATGGTTCAAGCTAATGAGACAAATGGGTAGGGGTTCAAATTATCATAGGGTGATTTATTAAAATCCCAAGCAAATCACCCACCTAGCTGCATGCCATCTTGAGGAATTGCTaagagcttctttttttttttcaaaacctagTCCAAGAAACTCCATTATAATCCCATGGCTTACTTTACATTAAATTGGCCTTTTttaatcacaaatcaaattattaaggCCTAGCccagaaggaaagaaaaaaagaggccTTGCTCTCTGACAAAAGCATACCAAAGCTGAAACACAAACATCAGCTAAAATGAGCAAAACAGGCAGAAATGGATACAATAGAGTGGAATAGACCAGAATGTTTGAGTGATataaaacaaggaaatcaagTGTTTCAATTTACTTGCCAGTGACAAAACTCTGACAATTGATGTTTTTAATCCATTTCAGCCAAAATGGAATGCATAACAGCAACTCCACTATAAGATATAGCCATGTTTAAAAGACAGCGAGAATCCCTCTAATGAGGTTGTCCAATCATAGAAAGAGATTTAAGCATGTAATTCTGGAACCAGTAAAATAATTTAACCATATCCAGCAAAAGCAAGCACAAAGCTAGACAAGAGGGGGAAACTGCTTGGCCTGCTGCCGCACCCTTCTTCTGTACTCAGTTAGTTCCTGCAAAACGGGACCATAGAAGCAACAATTCCAAATTAGCAAGACTAAAAATTTTGGACAAGAAGTCTAGAATTAGAGATTTGTGGGATTGGAAAAACCTGGATGAAGAGCTGGTAGCCATCGGTCTGTGCTGGATCAGCAGGGTTGGGTTGGTCCAGCAAATCCTGAATGCCCACTAGAATTTGTTTTACAGTAATGGCTGGTCTCCACCCCTGAAAACAATATTAAGAGATCAGTTAACTGCAATTTTTCTTAGTCAAATGTGTGCACTAAGAAGCACAATCTGCAAATACATGCAATGGCAATGTTGAGTACTTACACTGTCCTCATTGAGGATTGACAAACACACAGTTCCAGATGGGTAGACATTTGGGTGGAAGAAACCTTGTGGAAACTTGCACTTTGGGGGCCTGCTAGGGTAGTCTTCACTGAATTGGAGGGTAAGAGGAAAGTAGCCCCCTTCCCAATCAGTCTGCAATGTCAGGAAGATAGACgcatttataataaaatgaggcATCAAACCAATGCAATTACACAATAAAGTTATATCGGCCTTATACTTCCAACAAATTAAATCTTCTAGATTCCTAAAAGCTAAAAGAGCCTTTACTTTGCTTTCACTTAGCATTTGAAATAACCTTTAATCCATAGAAATGGAAAATCATTAAATCACATAGCCTCAGACAAAAGAAAAACCTGATAATTACCATTACCAACCTCAACattcaaaagtaaaaagaatGTATCAATAGAAATGTTTGTCACATAATTACATCACCTCTAGTTCCTCATCTCAGGTGGTTCGTTATCCATCGTATTGGATAATGTCTCAATAAGCCACTCAACATCAAACAGGAGGTTACAAGAAGTGAACTTGGCCTGGTTTAGTAAATGTATCGGCAATCTGAGACTTGATCTTGCATGAAGTGATAATCAATGGAAATGTGCTTCGTTCATACATGGAATAGAGGATTTTCCGTGCACCTTGTTGTCACACCAGAGCACAGGTGACTGAGGAAGGGAAACCTCAATGACCATGTATTCAGCCTCAATGCTGAAGTGGGAAACAGTTTTTTGTTTACAAGAACTCCATGAAATGAGATTATGAAAAGGAATAAACAATAACTGCTGGTTGAGGGATGGTCGTCTAGGAAATCAGCTCGTTTTGCATCAGAAAAGGCTTGAAGATGACATGTGGAGTTTGGATGGTTGCACGAAGCAACCACGAATGATTCACAGTTTGTAAAAACGCAAAATGCATTTTAGTGCACTCCAACGAAGAGTTGTTAGGAAATGCATAAATTGGCAGACTTGTCCCACAGAGAATGCAATGTCAAGCAGTGTGATCGCAAGATATTGAAGAAATCCAACGACACGTGCGTCTCATCAAAAAAAGAATCACTCGTGAATTGAGAGAGTGACGTTGACGATGACATGAGAGAAGAAATCCCCTTGCCACCAAGCATGTTACTTTTACGTAGCAGCTTGGTGATGTACCGGTGTTGGGATAGAAAAATTGCTGATCAAATAACACCTCGACACCAAGGAAATAATGAAGAGTCCCCACATCCTTCAAGGCAAATTCCTTCTATAGATTGCAAATAAGCTAAGATTGACAAAGACTCAGGCCCAGTTATAAATATATCATCAACATAGATTAAAATGTATATAGGAGACCGGCCACTGTTACACACAAACGAAGAGGGATCTGATTTAGAGCCCGGAAATTCTAATTCCAATAGTCGAGTGCTCAGCCGTGAAAACCAAGCCCGAGGAACTTGTTTAAGGCCATAAAGTGCCTTCTGTAAATGGTAAACACGATCAGGGAAAGATGGGCAAGCGAAGCCCGGGGATGAGtcatgaaaacatttttcttcaaagactccatgaagaaaagcattcTCGACATCAAGTTGACGAGTGAGCCAGTTTGAAGAAATGGCAAGAGACAATACCAATCAAATGGGAACCGATTTAAAACAGGACTACAGGTCTCCTCGTAATCATTCTTGTTGTCAATGAAAACCTACAGCGACAAGACAAGCTTTGTAACACTTAATTGAACCATCAGcccttctttttatttgaaaaaccCACTTACAACCCACCAAATTCATGTTAGGCCGTGGAGGCACAAGATTCCAAGTTCCATTCTTCATTCATGGCCTGTCGCCATTCAGCATGCTTGGAAGATGAAAAAAAAGAGGTGGGCTCGATGGAGGAGGGACCTGAAGTGGAGACAGTGAGGGCCTTGGCTTAGGGTACTGTATGAAGCCATCAAACACTGGCTTTGGTTTGAAGTTGTTATTTCGAGCTCTGGTGTGCATTGGCTGCACTGGTGCAGTTGGCACAACTGGACAATGATCAAGAGGGGACTGTGGACATGATGCAAGGACTGAATCATGATAAATAGCAGGtaaggtgttgaagaaaaaccaCAAAGAAACAgaggattaaaaaaaatgacatttagtAGGCGTGTTATGATACCATAAAGAGTTTTAGTTTAAGCATGACTTGAATTGATTCCTTTGAATGTTATTGATTCTTTAGTTTAAGCATCACATTGACAGCTGTTACAAATCTACAATTGTTATCTAATcattatttgcttttgtttcttaGTGTCCTTGTGTATACTTCAGGTGTACTTAGGGGCACCTCACACTTTTTTATAAAGTAGCTTGATTgcctataaaaaataaaataaaaacaatttttatctaatcatttgaatttggtttaagTTCATCTTGAGTTTGAACTGTTGCCTTCTTATCTGCATTTATCTTCTTGCTATTGCTGCTACGGTGGTGATTCTTATCATGATCAGGTGGTTCGTTATGCATCGTATTGAATATTGTCTCAATAAAAATGAATACCCATTATCATGAAATCAACAAACCCTTGTTTAACTATTTGGGTCAGCTACAAAAATTCTGCTTCACAAATCAAATCTATCCAAAAGCATGTATTTTCTCACATCAGAGACCATCATGCCATCCAATATCCATCACTACTCGACCCACATCCATATATCCTTTTGCAAGCTAGATTACCTAAAGATATCACTCCCATGTCCTTGTTATGTGCATTTACTAATCTCTGTCCCACAAGACCAGTTCACCAAACCAACTCTCTTGCGATCATGTCAAAACACCATAGGATGTAAttcaaaattaagaattaaaagGAACATATTGCACTTAGTGAAAgctcaaaaaattaaaactagcAAAAAGCAACGGATGAACGGTGGAcatgaaatcaaatattatatCATCACCAATAGAAGCAcccagaaaataaagaaatttcaCAACCACTTCTCTACAATTTGCATTAATGGGATATTCGTCAAACTTGCAAAGTTCCCAAATTGCACTAATTGcatcaagaagaaaataaataaagggacTCACCCCAGGCTTGCCAGGGATGATACACTGCCAGTTCATCAAATTCACAGACCCATCTGCAGCGGTCTCCGGCTTCGCCACAAAGCCCTAACAATGAATGAATTGAACGAATGAGtagataccaaaaaaaaaaaaagtaaggaagAACGTCAAGGGAGGATATAGAACAAAGGCAATTGAAAGTGAGCGTACGGACATGGGGGTGATTCTTACGCCAGGATTTCCGCTCCTCGGCAAGACGGCCACGCGCAATACCTCCAgacattctctctctccctctccctctgtTGCTCTGCGACTGGAATGGGGTTTCGGATTCTGACGCGCAGACTTGGAAATCCTCTACCGTAGCAATTGAAGATAACGACAGAGTTCCATTTCAAATATAGTCtccattaatttattaattataacttaaattttttacatttaataTGCAAGATACTTTAGCCATCTTTTAcgactttcctttctctttcctcaaaaaaaataaaaataaataaataaatagaaaga from Corylus avellana chromosome ca6, CavTom2PMs-1.0 includes the following:
- the LOC132185033 gene encoding uncharacterized protein LOC132185033; its protein translation is MDGLTQVLVVAFAAGVSTFLLILVIWRWLCFRKREDLVQTITAKAPSFRATHGISRVHQAASVHHQPYYSDGKRRGNQHVFPRGVSGKHLFSWADHPSLINDAVENGWSQFAFSRNASAPARSTVLGLSCAVGDHGKEAEAEIIWEVFQGSAEFMQKIRFNSGLKRVSTSQPSSYAASVIRTSLPLPGPSLGNNSAFPQEAYFEITILNSHSDDDGSVGKVREGEKMKLIQDNSNAKISKVEELKMEGEESSKRDEAVKLSLGLTTGGSVPSKLPGTYPGSIGFNSNGSVLLDGIKLVFESEEEAEWGRTEKVIGCGFDPRQKKVFFTVDSQLLHVVHCKSEEFGTPMYPILAANAEILVVVNMGQSLFRYGPANAQRTSNPCFIRPPLNSPAAAMGYEDSSDLFSMTFDSQSLHASAIRGTQNSNNRQAKAPDHDPEVELFEIVLEHGRR
- the LOC132185631 gene encoding SUMO-conjugating enzyme SCE1-like, coding for MSGGIARGRLAEERKSWRKNHPHGFVAKPETAADGSVNLMNWQCIIPGKPGTDWEGGYFPLTLQFSEDYPSRPPKCKFPQGFFHPNVYPSGTVCLSILNEDSGWRPAITVKQILVGIQDLLDQPNPADPAQTDGYQLFIQELTEYRRRVRQQAKQFPPLV